The following proteins are encoded in a genomic region of Pyrus communis chromosome 11, drPyrComm1.1, whole genome shotgun sequence:
- the LOC137708412 gene encoding uncharacterized protein isoform X1 — METVVGVEGNDEGMCEESGVEKSSSSLSSPKQIADPVVYKLVRVEGNGRLVPATDDEVMEVEDFLVDETVEPVVPDAGNVRCISNEESSSGKPQKDNSEGLSHSENTEADAKLNARLEDIGPPLSLSPDGSHINESGRIGECSKQPPDGPIESGSSACVICTSSKPDVNTLKGEICLDNLSIRELHELFRATFGRETTVKDKLWLKRRITMGLTNSCDVSTTTFTIIDNKLVKKGKDDSIQNADGMLTEGSDGEAKNHGYETSPTSHSSQMENHHTVSGKRLGNSSVELDCGSEDLHTDQRAAKRVRKPTKRYIEELSEVESKDCSPKVISPVKNAGQGQTSVKSCRPLGNVPLNEKATVNRLDPLGNVTNVPSNERTYVTRFDSLGGSGVQVPYVSRVRRSRPRKNIMALMKFDMSVMGVTAKLVKEAFSVRSSLPESEHADKVLKTRSASEQMKSQFTAEPEKDKRRSVMGTIEPDKNMGMKKTDSSEDNSDDGSAQIPTAKGGMRRKHHRAWTLGEVTKLVEGVSKCGTGRWSEIKRLSFASYSYRTSVDLKDKWRNLLKASFAQTPPDEGINSRKHASVPIPASMLLKVRQLAEMHAQVPPNLGPSKPASVSRSVHQMRPGFL, encoded by the exons ATGGAAACAGTGGTCGGTGTTGAGGGGAATGATGAAGGGATGTGTGAGGAGAGTGGGGTTGAGAAAAGTAGCTCTTCGTTGTCTTCGCCAAAGCAGATTGCCGATCCTGTTGTATACAAGCTTGTTCGG GTTGAAGGTAATGGGAGATTAGTGCCAGCAACAGATGATGAAGTAATGGAAGTTGAGGATTTTCTTGTTGACGAAACAGTTGAACCTGTTGTTCCGGACGCTGGAAATGTTAGGTGCATTTCCAATGAAGAGTCTTCCTCTGGGAAACCTCAGAAAGACAACTCAGAAG GTCTGTCACATTCAGAGAACACAGAAGCTGATGCAAAATTAAATGCACGGCTAGAG GATATTGGTCCTCCATTATCACTGAGTCCAGATGGAAGTCATATTAATGAATCTGGGAGAATTGGGGAGTGCTCAAAACAACCGCCAGATGGACCAATAGAAAGTGGATCATCAGCTTGTGTCATTTGCACTAGTTCAAAGCCTGATGTAAATACACTAAAGGGGGAGATATGCTTGGACAACCTATCAATTAGAGAACTTCATGAATTATTTCGGGCAACTTTTGGGAGAGAAACTACTGTTAAGGACAAGTTATGGCTTAAGAGGAGGATTACAATGGGATTGACTAACTCTTGTGATGTTTCAACCACAACTTTCACTATCATAGATAACAAATTGGTGAAGAAGGGTAAAGACGATAGCATTCAGAATGCTGATGGTATGCTCACTGAGGGGTCTGATGGTGAAGCGAAGAATCATGGGTATGAAACTTCACCAACTAGCCACAGTAGCCAAATGGAAAATCATCACACTGTTTCGGGCAAGAGATTGGGAAACAGTAGTGTAGAACTTGATTGTGGAAGTGAGGATCTTCACACAGATCAGAGAGCTGCCAAACGAGTTCGGAAGCCCACTAAGAGATATATTGAAGAGCTTTCTGAAGTGGAATCAAAAGATTGTAGCCCAAAAGTGATTAGTCCAGTTAAAAATGCTGGACAAGGACAAACATCTGTAAAATCTTGTAGGCCTCTTGGAAATGTCCCTTTAAATGAGAAAGCTACTGTCAACAGGTTGGACCCTCTTGGAAATGTGACAAATGTCCCTTCAAATGAGAGAACTTATGTCACCAGGTTCGACTCTCTTGGTGGATCTGGTGTTCAGGTTCCCTATGTTTCTCGAGTTCGTAGAAGCCGTCCAAGGAAAAATATTATGGCCCTTATG AAGTTCGACATGAGTGTAATGGGTGTGACAGCTAAACTTGTAAAAGAGGCCTTTAGTGTGCGTAGTTCGCTACCAGAGAGTGAGCATGCAGACAAAGTCTTGAAAACCAGATCTGCTTCTGAACAGATGAAATCACAG TTTACTGCTGAACCAGAGAAAGACAAGCGTCGCTCAGTAATGGGCACAATTGAACCGGATAAGAACATGGGCATGAAGAAGACAGATTCATCCGAGGACAATTCAGATGATGGTTCAGCCCAGATTCCCACAGCAAAAGGTGGAATGAGAAGGAAGCACCATCGAGCTTGGACTCTTGGTGAGGTTACAAAATTAGTAGAGGGTGTGTCTAAGTGTGGCACTGGGAGGTGGTCTGAGATCAAAAGGCTTTCCTTTGCATCGTATTCATATCGCACTTCTGTTGATCTCAAG GACAAGTGGAGAAACCTGCTGAAAGCTAGCTTTGCGCAAACGCCTCCTGATGAAGGA ATAAACTCCCGGAAACATGCTTCAGTACCCATCCCAGCATCAATGTTGTTGAAAGTAAGACAGCTTGCTGAGATGCACGCGCAGGTACCGCCAAATCTAGGGCCGAGCAAGCCGGCCAGTGTTAGTCGAAGCGTGCATCAAATGAGACCGGGCTTCTTGTAG
- the LOC137708412 gene encoding uncharacterized protein isoform X2: protein MCEESGVEKSSSSLSSPKQIADPVVYKLVRVEGNGRLVPATDDEVMEVEDFLVDETVEPVVPDAGNVRCISNEESSSGKPQKDNSEGLSHSENTEADAKLNARLEDIGPPLSLSPDGSHINESGRIGECSKQPPDGPIESGSSACVICTSSKPDVNTLKGEICLDNLSIRELHELFRATFGRETTVKDKLWLKRRITMGLTNSCDVSTTTFTIIDNKLVKKGKDDSIQNADGMLTEGSDGEAKNHGYETSPTSHSSQMENHHTVSGKRLGNSSVELDCGSEDLHTDQRAAKRVRKPTKRYIEELSEVESKDCSPKVISPVKNAGQGQTSVKSCRPLGNVPLNEKATVNRLDPLGNVTNVPSNERTYVTRFDSLGGSGVQVPYVSRVRRSRPRKNIMALMKFDMSVMGVTAKLVKEAFSVRSSLPESEHADKVLKTRSASEQMKSQFTAEPEKDKRRSVMGTIEPDKNMGMKKTDSSEDNSDDGSAQIPTAKGGMRRKHHRAWTLGEVTKLVEGVSKCGTGRWSEIKRLSFASYSYRTSVDLKDKWRNLLKASFAQTPPDEGINSRKHASVPIPASMLLKVRQLAEMHAQVPPNLGPSKPASVSRSVHQMRPGFL from the exons ATGTGTGAGGAGAGTGGGGTTGAGAAAAGTAGCTCTTCGTTGTCTTCGCCAAAGCAGATTGCCGATCCTGTTGTATACAAGCTTGTTCGG GTTGAAGGTAATGGGAGATTAGTGCCAGCAACAGATGATGAAGTAATGGAAGTTGAGGATTTTCTTGTTGACGAAACAGTTGAACCTGTTGTTCCGGACGCTGGAAATGTTAGGTGCATTTCCAATGAAGAGTCTTCCTCTGGGAAACCTCAGAAAGACAACTCAGAAG GTCTGTCACATTCAGAGAACACAGAAGCTGATGCAAAATTAAATGCACGGCTAGAG GATATTGGTCCTCCATTATCACTGAGTCCAGATGGAAGTCATATTAATGAATCTGGGAGAATTGGGGAGTGCTCAAAACAACCGCCAGATGGACCAATAGAAAGTGGATCATCAGCTTGTGTCATTTGCACTAGTTCAAAGCCTGATGTAAATACACTAAAGGGGGAGATATGCTTGGACAACCTATCAATTAGAGAACTTCATGAATTATTTCGGGCAACTTTTGGGAGAGAAACTACTGTTAAGGACAAGTTATGGCTTAAGAGGAGGATTACAATGGGATTGACTAACTCTTGTGATGTTTCAACCACAACTTTCACTATCATAGATAACAAATTGGTGAAGAAGGGTAAAGACGATAGCATTCAGAATGCTGATGGTATGCTCACTGAGGGGTCTGATGGTGAAGCGAAGAATCATGGGTATGAAACTTCACCAACTAGCCACAGTAGCCAAATGGAAAATCATCACACTGTTTCGGGCAAGAGATTGGGAAACAGTAGTGTAGAACTTGATTGTGGAAGTGAGGATCTTCACACAGATCAGAGAGCTGCCAAACGAGTTCGGAAGCCCACTAAGAGATATATTGAAGAGCTTTCTGAAGTGGAATCAAAAGATTGTAGCCCAAAAGTGATTAGTCCAGTTAAAAATGCTGGACAAGGACAAACATCTGTAAAATCTTGTAGGCCTCTTGGAAATGTCCCTTTAAATGAGAAAGCTACTGTCAACAGGTTGGACCCTCTTGGAAATGTGACAAATGTCCCTTCAAATGAGAGAACTTATGTCACCAGGTTCGACTCTCTTGGTGGATCTGGTGTTCAGGTTCCCTATGTTTCTCGAGTTCGTAGAAGCCGTCCAAGGAAAAATATTATGGCCCTTATG AAGTTCGACATGAGTGTAATGGGTGTGACAGCTAAACTTGTAAAAGAGGCCTTTAGTGTGCGTAGTTCGCTACCAGAGAGTGAGCATGCAGACAAAGTCTTGAAAACCAGATCTGCTTCTGAACAGATGAAATCACAG TTTACTGCTGAACCAGAGAAAGACAAGCGTCGCTCAGTAATGGGCACAATTGAACCGGATAAGAACATGGGCATGAAGAAGACAGATTCATCCGAGGACAATTCAGATGATGGTTCAGCCCAGATTCCCACAGCAAAAGGTGGAATGAGAAGGAAGCACCATCGAGCTTGGACTCTTGGTGAGGTTACAAAATTAGTAGAGGGTGTGTCTAAGTGTGGCACTGGGAGGTGGTCTGAGATCAAAAGGCTTTCCTTTGCATCGTATTCATATCGCACTTCTGTTGATCTCAAG GACAAGTGGAGAAACCTGCTGAAAGCTAGCTTTGCGCAAACGCCTCCTGATGAAGGA ATAAACTCCCGGAAACATGCTTCAGTACCCATCCCAGCATCAATGTTGTTGAAAGTAAGACAGCTTGCTGAGATGCACGCGCAGGTACCGCCAAATCTAGGGCCGAGCAAGCCGGCCAGTGTTAGTCGAAGCGTGCATCAAATGAGACCGGGCTTCTTGTAG
- the LOC137707888 gene encoding developmentally-regulated G-protein 2, translating to MGIIERIKEIEAEMARTQKNKATEYHLGQLKAKIAKLRTQLLEPPKGSSGGGDGFEVTKFGHGRVALIGFPSVGKSTLLTMLTGTHSEAASYEFTTLTCIPGIIHYNDTKIQLLDLPGIIEGASEGKGRGRQVIAVAKSSDIVLMVLDASKSEGHRQILTKELEAVGLRLNKKPPQIYFKKKKTGGISFNSTLTLTHVDEKLCYQILHEYKIHNAELLFREDATVDDLIDVIEGNRKYMKCVYVYNKIDVIGIDDVDKLARQPNSVVISCNLKLNFDRLLAKMWEEMGLVRVYTKPQGQQPDFGDPVVLSADRGGCSVGDFCNHIHRSLVKEVKYVLVWGTSARHYPQHCGLGHVLNDEDVVQIVKKKDKEGEGRGRFKSHSTDPARISDRVKKAPLKQ from the exons ATGGGGATCATCGAAAGGATCAAGGAAATTGAGGCCGAAATGGCTCGAACTCAGAAAAATAAAGCCACAG AGTATCATCTTGGCCAGCTCAAGGCAAAGATTGCCAAGCTCAGGACTCAGCTTTTGGAGCCTCCGAAA GGGTCTAGCGGAGGTGGAGATGGTTTCGAAGTTACAAAATTTGGTCACGGACGTGTTGCGCTTATTGGGTTTCCTAG TGTGGGAAAGTCAACACTTTTGACTATGTTGACGGGCACACACTCTGAAGCTGCATCTTATGAGTTCACAACTCTTACCTGCATTCCTGGGATTATACATTACAATGATACAAAAATTCAGCTGCTCGATCTTCCTGGAATTATTGAAGGTGCTTCTGAAGGCAAAGGTCGTGGGAGGCAG GTCATTGCTGTTGCCAAGTCTTCAGATATTGTGTTGATGGTCCTTGATGCCTCAAAA AGTGAAGGCCATCGGCAAATATTGACAAAGGAGCTGGAAGCTGTGGGCTTACGTTTAAACAAGAAACCGCCTCAA ATAtacttcaaaaagaaaaagactgGAGGAATTTCTTTCAACAGCACTCTCACTTTGACTCATGTGGACGAGAAGCTTTGCTATCAAATTCTTCATGAATACAAAATTCACAATGCTGAG TTGCTGTTTCGTGAGGACGCCACAGTGGATGATCTTATCGATGTCATTGAGGGAAACCGGAAATACATGAagtgtgtatatgtatacaaCAAGATAGATGTTATTGGTATTGATGATGTGGACAAATTAGCCCGGCAACCTAATTCTGTTGTCATTAGTTGCAATCTCAAG CTGAACTTTGACAGACTACTTGCAAAAATGTGGGAGGAGATGGGACTTGTTAGAGTTTATACCAAGCCACAGGGCCAGCAACCTGATTTTGGTGATCCTGTAGTTCTTTCTGCT GATAGAGGGGGCTGCTCTGTTGGAGACTTTTGTAACCATATACACAGGAGTTTAGTGAAGGAAGTTAAATACGTGCTAGTGTGGGGTACAAGCGCAAGGCACTACCCACAGCATTGTGGTCTCGGTCATGTTTTGAATGACGAAGACGTGGTTCAGATTGTCAAGAAAAAG GACAAGGAAGGGGAAGGGAGGGGTCGTTTCAAGTCACATTCAACGGACCCTGCTCGTATATCTGACAGAGTGAAGAAGGCTCCCCTGAAGCAGTAA
- the LOC137709026 gene encoding pentatricopeptide repeat-containing protein At2g20540-like produces the protein MGLIRKAQRLFDIVGQRNAVSWTTMVAGYTNNGDMERANGLYERMVEKNSVAWVAMIAGYGKRGNVVEAEMVFDEIQMPDVSCWAAMVACYAQNGHAEEAIGLSNPIQPIHRTRHGTANDVVDLFSEMQRDRVRPNQVTFVSLLNACSHAGLVEEGCRYFELMTQVFGIEPLKEHYACMVDLLGRAGLLEKAYNLVIDYVGVADAKIWGPLLGACKVHGNAELSEIAARHLFEIEPRDTGNYELLANTYAEANKWDDADRVKKMMTQRGMVEAPGCSWRGSTV, from the exons ATGGGACTCATAAGGAAAGCGCAGAGGTTGTTTGATATCGTGGGGCAGCGCAATGCTGTTTCTTGGACTACCATGGTTGCTGGGTACACGAACAATGGTGATATGGAAAGGGCAAATGGATTGTACGAAAGAATGGTGGAGAAAAATTCAGTGGCGTGGGTGGCTATGATAGCTGGATACGGGAAGCGTGGTAATGTAGTGGAGGCCGAGATGGTTTTTGACGAGATACAGATGCCGGATGTGTCATGTTGGGCAGCAATGGTGGCTTGTTATGCTCAGAACGGCCATGCAGAAGAAGCCATTGGAT TGAGTAATCCAATTCAGCCTATACACCGAACAAGGCACGGAACGGCCAACGATGTTGTGGATCTTTTCTCAGAAATGCAAAGAGACAGAGTAAGACCAAACCAGGTAACATTCGTCAGTCTCCTCAACGCATGTAGCCATGCAGGACTGGTTGAGGAAGGGTGCCGGTATTTTGAGCTCATGACTCAGGTTTTCGGCATTGAGCCACTGAAGGAGCACTACGCTTGCATGGTTGATCTTCTTGGAAGGGCTGGGCTGCTTGAAAAGGCATACAATCTTGTAATAGACTACGTTGGCGTCGCAGATGCAAAGATTTGGGGCCCCTTGTTAGGAGCTTGCAAGGTTCATGGCAATGCCGAATTGAGTGAAATTGCAGCCAGGCATCTCTTCGAAATAGAACCGCGCGACACAGGAAATTACGAGCTTTTGGCAAATACTTATGCAGAAGCAAACAAATGGGATGATGCTGACAGAGTGAAAAAGATGATGACTCAAAGAGGAATGGTAGAAGCTCCTGGGTGTAGCTGGAGAGGTTCTACTGTGTAA